One Rhodothermales bacterium genomic region harbors:
- a CDS encoding 4a-hydroxytetrahydrobiopterin dehydratase: MAAPLSDDQIRSALGDLPGWTHADDALAKTFTLGDFRAAIAFIVRIGFEAEERDHHPNLSNVYNRVEIALTTHDAGNRVTQKDVDLARAIESLVSG; the protein is encoded by the coding sequence ATGGCCGCCCCGCTCTCCGACGACCAGATCCGCTCCGCCCTCGGCGACTTGCCGGGCTGGACGCACGCCGACGACGCGCTCGCGAAGACGTTCACGCTCGGCGACTTCCGCGCGGCGATCGCGTTCATCGTCCGCATCGGGTTTGAGGCGGAAGAGCGGGACCATCACCCGAACCTCTCGAACGTCTACAACCGCGTCGAGATCGCCCTCACCACGCACGATGCCGGCAACCGGGTCACGCAGAAGGATGTGGACCTCGCGCGGGCGATTGAGAGCCTGGTTAGTGGATAG
- a CDS encoding NADH-quinone oxidoreductase subunit N, protein MYASLFSDLAAAFPTVLVALLGIVIVLYDSFRNDAPEIPWITGAGIAVALGIELFRMGTPGIPIFADQLFAGGYASYVNAVILLGALGSVILSVPYLQRIGHNYGEVHALILFATTGMMVLAASASLVSIFVGLETMSICLYVLTGLVRSGTRANESALKYFLLGAFSTGFFLYGIALIYGATGTMVLAEMPAAILVTGRTGFLFAGLALLLIGFFFKVSAVPFHMWTPDVYQGAPTTITGFMSTTSKAAAFSALILVLSVGMAEASLAVRWSLVIAAVAAVTMVLGNVLALSQTNVKRMLAYSSIAHAGYVLTGIAAGSVEGYSGALYYLLAYTLMNLGAFGVMAALEWDAEQGAEQTLDSLAGAGYRKPILGVTMGVFMFALTGFPPLAGFIGKYKVFAAAVEADMTWLALVGVIASIVSAFYYLRVLVAFWMKSPEEGPVNVQEASFPVSALTAVVLVACAVGLLFFGVLPGGVLETTRMFFVDVAAFAARG, encoded by the coding sequence ATGTACGCCTCCCTCTTCAGCGACCTCGCCGCCGCGTTCCCGACCGTGCTCGTCGCGCTCCTCGGGATCGTGATCGTGCTCTACGATTCGTTCCGCAACGACGCGCCGGAGATCCCGTGGATCACGGGGGCGGGGATCGCCGTCGCGCTCGGGATCGAGCTGTTCCGGATGGGCACGCCCGGCATCCCGATCTTCGCCGACCAGCTCTTCGCCGGCGGCTACGCGTCGTACGTCAACGCCGTGATCCTCCTCGGCGCGCTCGGCAGCGTGATCCTCTCGGTCCCGTACCTCCAGCGGATCGGGCACAACTACGGCGAGGTCCACGCGCTCATCCTCTTCGCCACGACGGGGATGATGGTGCTCGCCGCGTCGGCCAGCCTCGTCTCGATCTTCGTCGGGCTGGAGACGATGTCGATCTGCCTCTACGTGCTCACCGGGCTCGTCCGCTCGGGCACGCGCGCCAACGAGAGCGCGCTGAAGTACTTCCTCCTCGGCGCGTTCTCGACGGGGTTCTTCCTCTACGGCATCGCGCTGATCTACGGCGCGACGGGGACGATGGTGCTGGCTGAGATGCCGGCGGCGATCCTCGTGACCGGCCGCACGGGCTTCCTCTTCGCCGGCCTCGCGCTCCTCCTGATCGGGTTCTTCTTCAAGGTGTCCGCCGTCCCGTTCCACATGTGGACGCCCGACGTGTACCAGGGTGCGCCGACAACGATCACCGGGTTCATGTCGACGACGTCGAAGGCGGCGGCGTTCTCCGCGCTCATCCTCGTGCTGTCGGTCGGGATGGCAGAGGCGAGCCTCGCGGTGCGGTGGAGCCTCGTGATCGCGGCCGTGGCGGCGGTGACGATGGTGCTCGGGAATGTGCTCGCCCTCAGCCAGACGAACGTGAAGCGGATGCTGGCCTACTCGTCGATCGCGCACGCGGGCTACGTCCTGACCGGCATCGCGGCGGGCAGCGTCGAGGGATACAGCGGGGCGCTCTACTACCTCCTCGCCTACACCCTCATGAACCTCGGCGCCTTCGGCGTGATGGCCGCGCTCGAGTGGGACGCCGAGCAGGGGGCCGAGCAGACGCTCGATTCCCTCGCCGGTGCGGGCTACCGCAAGCCGATCCTCGGCGTGACGATGGGCGTGTTCATGTTCGCCCTCACCGGCTTCCCGCCGCTCGCCGGGTTCATCGGGAAGTACAAGGTGTTCGCCGCCGCCGTCGAGGCCGACATGACGTGGCTGGCGCTCGTCGGCGTGATCGCGAGCATCGTGTCGGCGTTCTACTACCTCCGCGTGCTCGTGGCGTTCTGGATGAAGTCGCCCGAGGAGGGGCCGGTGAACGTGCAGGAAGCGTCGTTCCCCGTCTCGGCGCTGACGGCCGTCGTCCTCGTCGCATGCGCCGTAGGCCTGCTGTTCTTCGGCGTCCTCCCCGGCGGCGTGCTGGAGACGACACGGATGTTCTTCGTCGACGTAGCCGCCTTCGCCGCGCGGGGGTGA
- a CDS encoding superoxide dismutase: MAQFTLPDLPYAYDALEPHIDEQTMRIHHGKHHAGYTNKLNAALEGTKWADQPIEKTLANLDALPEEKRTAVRNNGGGYLNHGIFWTTMSPNGGGQPTGDLADAIDRDFGSFDAFKSTFESAATGQFGSGWAWLEVTDGGKLQVHGHANQDNPVMHGAHPILGIDVWEHAYYLKYQNKRPDYVSAWWNVVNWDEANRRYKKYTS, translated from the coding sequence ATGGCTCAGTTCACCCTGCCCGACCTCCCGTACGCCTACGACGCGCTCGAACCGCACATCGACGAGCAGACGATGCGCATCCACCACGGCAAGCACCACGCGGGCTACACCAACAAGCTCAACGCCGCCCTCGAAGGGACGAAGTGGGCCGACCAGCCCATCGAGAAAACCCTCGCCAATCTCGACGCCCTCCCCGAAGAGAAACGCACGGCCGTCCGCAACAACGGCGGCGGCTACCTCAACCACGGCATCTTCTGGACGACGATGTCGCCCAACGGCGGCGGCCAGCCCACCGGCGACCTCGCCGATGCCATCGACCGCGATTTCGGCTCGTTCGACGCCTTCAAGTCGACGTTCGAGAGCGCGGCGACGGGGCAGTTCGGCTCCGGCTGGGCGTGGCTCGAAGTGACCGACGGTGGGAAATTGCAGGTCCACGGGCACGCCAATCAGGACAACCCCGTGATGCACGGCGCCCACCCGATTCTCGGTATCGACGTGTGGGAGCATGCCTACTACCTCAAGTACCAGAACAAGCGGCCCGATTACGTGAGCGCGTGGTGGAACGTCGTCAACTGGGACGAGGCGAACCGGCGCTATAAGAAGTACACGTCGTAG
- a CDS encoding 4'-phosphopantetheinyl transferase superfamily protein codes for MNLPDDIALRLAVHEAAAPLSLDALPPGERDRVGGFGSEKRRREFALGRTTARALLADHLAVAAPDVPLRVAADGAPELDGGRLHVSIAHAATSERTLAAAAVSPRPVGVDLEVIRPRRADLYRFMLHPDEYGLLETLPHDHDAAQILVWTLKEATLKAMRTGFRVSPKKLRLSVDPERQAATVSVEEGGSWSLVYDQRDGCFVAVAF; via the coding sequence ATGAATCTGCCGGACGACATTGCGCTCCGCCTTGCCGTGCACGAGGCGGCGGCTCCGCTCTCGCTCGACGCGCTGCCTCCGGGCGAGCGGGACCGGGTCGGGGGGTTCGGCAGCGAGAAGCGCCGCCGCGAGTTCGCGCTCGGCCGGACGACGGCGCGGGCGCTGCTAGCCGACCACCTCGCTGTTGCCGCCCCGGACGTACCGCTGCGCGTTGCGGCCGACGGCGCGCCGGAACTCGACGGCGGGCGCCTGCACGTCTCCATCGCACACGCCGCCACATCCGAGCGGACGCTCGCCGCCGCCGCCGTCTCGCCCCGCCCCGTTGGCGTCGACCTCGAAGTGATTCGGCCGCGTCGTGCCGACCTCTACCGGTTCATGCTTCACCCGGATGAGTACGGCCTGCTCGAAACGCTGCCGCACGACCACGACGCGGCGCAGATACTCGTATGGACGCTGAAGGAAGCCACGCTGAAAGCGATGCGGACCGGGTTCCGCGTCTCGCCGAAAAAGCTCCGGCTGTCCGTCGATCCTGAGCGGCAGGCGGCGACGGTCAGCGTCGAAGAGGGGGGAAGCTGGTCGCTCGTCTATGACCAGCGTGACGGTTGTTTCGTCGCCGTCGCTTTCTGA
- a CDS encoding alkene reductase: protein MNLLSSHALGPLLLPNRVVLAPLTRSRHPQAIPNNLAPTYYAQRASAGLLIAEATQVDPRGQGYPDTPGIHSEAQVEAWREVTDLVHAVGGRIFLQLWHVGRVSHSAYHGGALPVAPSAIPAQGKVMLPDFSMTEFETPHALTTDEIADVVAQFRHGAELAQEAGFDGVEIHGANGYLIEQFLSTSSNQRTDAYGGSAENRVRFLREVTAAVLEVWPTERVGVRFSFGQGSNGVTDANPTETFGLAARAMDEAGLAYIHAVRPNAQMGTAGGDTPDVLRIVRDNYDGTLIANGGYDRAEGEQAVADGRADLIAYGRPFLANPDLPIRFAAQAAGLDAPLNEPNQATFYGGGPEGYTDYPIWPAEQTELEPA from the coding sequence ATGAACCTCCTCTCTTCGCACGCCCTCGGCCCGCTCCTCCTCCCCAACCGCGTCGTGCTCGCCCCGCTCACACGCAGCCGCCACCCGCAGGCCATCCCCAACAACCTCGCCCCGACGTACTACGCGCAGCGTGCCTCGGCCGGCCTCCTCATCGCCGAGGCGACGCAGGTGGACCCGCGCGGGCAGGGCTATCCCGACACGCCCGGCATCCATTCCGAAGCCCAGGTCGAAGCCTGGCGCGAGGTGACGGACCTCGTCCACGCCGTCGGCGGTCGGATCTTCCTCCAGCTCTGGCACGTCGGCCGCGTCTCGCACTCGGCGTACCACGGCGGCGCGCTCCCCGTCGCGCCGTCGGCGATTCCGGCGCAAGGGAAGGTGATGCTCCCGGACTTCAGCATGACGGAGTTCGAGACGCCGCATGCGCTCACGACCGACGAGATCGCCGATGTCGTCGCGCAGTTCCGCCACGGCGCCGAGCTCGCCCAGGAGGCCGGGTTCGACGGTGTCGAGATCCACGGCGCGAACGGCTACCTCATCGAGCAATTCCTCTCGACCTCGTCGAACCAGCGGACGGATGCGTATGGCGGCTCCGCCGAGAACCGCGTGCGCTTCCTGCGCGAGGTGACGGCGGCCGTGCTGGAGGTGTGGCCCACCGAGCGCGTCGGCGTGCGGTTCTCGTTCGGGCAGGGATCGAACGGCGTCACCGACGCGAACCCGACGGAGACCTTCGGGCTCGCTGCCCGCGCGATGGACGAAGCAGGGCTCGCCTATATCCACGCTGTCCGCCCGAACGCGCAGATGGGCACGGCCGGCGGCGACACGCCCGACGTGCTCCGCATCGTGCGCGATAATTATGACGGTACGCTCATCGCGAACGGAGGCTACGACCGTGCCGAGGGCGAGCAAGCCGTCGCCGACGGCCGGGCCGACCTCATCGCCTACGGTCGCCCCTTCCTCGCCAACCCCGACCTCCCGATCCGCTTCGCCGCGCAGGCGGCCGGGCTCGACGCCCCACTGAACGAGCCGAACCAGGCCACGTTCTATGGTGGCGGCCCCGAAGGCTACACCGACTACCCGATCTGGCCCGCCGAGCAGACCGAACTCGAACCCGCCTGA
- a CDS encoding T9SS type A sorting domain-containing protein: protein MRSRWILLAASLAFSLPAWAQPADHPFFPLAEGNVWIHDVYGLSGGHRTTTVLGWEGEGDEAFWRVGVSFARFDGGAPTESECAVRIVESGGNHSVEVTLLSGTSCFALEVEPLLPASGTPGAVWVTGQPHTLTLQSISASSPQGPPIHCMRVAENVGVFSRSSCSALFGGGRNLTERLVYAVVDGTTYGTHPDDFFASHDPMQYMPLDVGNRWIYEVSRYDTGLPSSSYLNEYLITGFNETTGRYALTLTRSDEGEVTATYSCQIWMDPAGRIRFSGSSACVLGTSPLPESKWSFRLIGASALQSYDISGIPYDLLTLSFSESMPRYNAYDNQVSTTYQSAHGLGLLHYDYDYYNLNANYGTGRTYTLLFADTGEAVYGVNPVASEDTPVTPDRRLRLSGHPNPFSGSAEIAFHLPSPGTARLAVYDMLGREVAVLADGRFDAGDHAVQLDGTELPSGVYLVRIEGEAGAGAVATRRVTLIR from the coding sequence ATGCGCTCTCGTTGGATCTTACTCGCTGCATCCCTCGCGTTCTCTCTCCCCGCGTGGGCGCAACCCGCCGACCACCCGTTCTTCCCCCTCGCCGAAGGAAATGTGTGGATCCACGATGTCTACGGCCTCTCCGGCGGACATCGCACGACGACCGTGCTCGGGTGGGAGGGCGAAGGCGACGAGGCGTTCTGGCGCGTCGGCGTGTCGTTTGCGCGGTTCGACGGGGGCGCGCCCACGGAGAGCGAGTGTGCCGTGCGGATCGTAGAAAGCGGAGGAAACCACTCCGTCGAAGTGACGCTGCTCTCCGGAACGAGTTGCTTCGCCCTCGAGGTGGAACCCCTTCTCCCGGCCTCCGGCACGCCTGGGGCCGTGTGGGTGACGGGTCAGCCCCACACGCTGACCCTCCAGTCGATCTCGGCGTCGAGCCCGCAGGGCCCCCCGATTCACTGCATGCGCGTCGCCGAGAACGTCGGCGTGTTCAGCCGGTCCTCGTGCAGCGCCCTTTTCGGCGGGGGTCGCAACCTCACCGAACGCCTCGTCTACGCCGTGGTGGACGGGACGACGTACGGCACCCACCCGGACGATTTCTTCGCATCGCACGACCCCATGCAATACATGCCCCTGGACGTGGGCAACCGATGGATTTACGAGGTTTCGCGATATGACACGGGGTTGCCCTCCTCCTCCTACCTCAATGAGTACCTGATCACGGGGTTCAATGAGACCACCGGCCGCTACGCTCTGACGCTGACACGCTCTGACGAGGGGGAAGTGACGGCGACCTACTCCTGCCAGATCTGGATGGACCCCGCCGGACGCATCCGGTTCTCCGGCTCTTCCGCCTGCGTGTTGGGCACGTCGCCCCTCCCGGAATCGAAGTGGAGCTTCCGGTTGATCGGAGCCAGCGCACTCCAGTCCTACGATATCTCCGGCATCCCGTACGACCTCTTGACCCTGTCCTTCTCCGAGAGCATGCCTCGGTACAACGCCTACGACAACCAGGTCTCGACCACCTACCAAAGCGCGCATGGGCTCGGCCTGCTCCATTACGATTACGACTACTACAACCTCAACGCCAACTACGGCACGGGACGGACCTACACCCTCCTCTTCGCCGACACGGGCGAGGCGGTGTACGGAGTGAACCCGGTCGCCTCCGAGGACACGCCGGTGACACCGGACCGACGGCTGCGCCTCTCGGGCCATCCCAACCCGTTCTCCGGCTCGGCCGAGATCGCGTTCCACCTCCCCTCGCCCGGAACCGCCCGTCTCGCCGTCTACGACATGCTCGGCCGCGAGGTCGCTGTGCTCGCCGACGGCCGGTTCGACGCCGGGGACCACGCGGTCCAACTCGACGGGACGGAGCTGCCGAGCGGGGTGTACCTCGTGCGGATCGAGGGCGAAGCCGGCGCCGGCGCCGTCGCGACGCGACGCGTGACGCTCATCCGGTAG
- a CDS encoding methylmalonyl-CoA mutase family protein, with protein MEPTSYSPKHPVRFVTAASLFDGHDASINIMRRILQASGAEVIHLGHDRSVLDVVKTAIEEDAQGIAISSYQGGHVEYFKYMVDLLREHDCGHIRVYGGGGGVIVPEEIAELEAYGVAKIFSPEDGMRLGLQGMINYMLREADFQTVHVLDGKVQNLIEDDEPSREPRALAKLLTAVEGNLVEDVEELFDPVHAGMGGDGAPEVYVEAPVIGITGTGGAGKSTLTDELVRRFLHDFPDLHVAVLSVDPTRRKTGGALLGDRIRMNAIYGEYADRVYMRSFATRQAHRATSQALEESIGVCRAAGFDLILLETAGIGQSDTEVAELVDVSLYVMTHDFGAPTQLEKIGMLDVADFVALNKFERRGSEDALRDIKKQVQRNRAAFDRGPESMPVYPTMASHFNDPGVSRLYLALLDRLNRKHEFGRESRIYDAATLPAVDPNEQAIIPPKRQRYLAEITDACRDYRSYAEAQVALARKWGQAAGAKAQVADWQPEDREALESRLGEMADYWWEKLDGRSRSILRNWDDLAAQYRQDELVYTVRGREIRQPLTHETLSGTKVPRVALPRTEDPGERLRFALLENIPGYFPFTAGVFPLKRTGEDPTRMFAGEGTPERTNRRFHLVSLGLPAKRLSTAFDSVTLYGRDPDERPDIYGKVGNAGVSICTLDDMKKLYSGFDLCDPKTSVSMTINGPAPTILALFMNTAVDQQVEKHLREEGRWDKADKVLAKKLGKKRPVYTPYESAGLPEGHDGSGLGLLGCTGQDLVDWGVLDQSTYDEIRARALATVRGTVQADILKEDQAQNTCIFSTEFSLRCMGDVQQYFIDHDVRNYYSVSISGYHIAEAGANPITQLALTLSNGFTYVEYYLSRGMDIDKFAPNLSFFFSNGMDAEYSVLGRVARRIWSVAMRDRYGASERAQKLKYHIQTSGRSLHAQEIAFNDIRTTLQALMAIYDNCNSLHTNAYDEAITTPTEESVRRAMAIQLIINRELGLAKNENPIQGAYIIDELTDLVEAAVLAEFERINDRGGVLGAMETMYQRGKIQGESLYYEHKKHSGDLPIVGVNTFTSGDGAMVEPQTVPLMRSTDEEKQRQIANLRAFQSRNADRSGEALDRLQTVAREGGNVFAELMGTAQVCSLGQVTTALFEVGGQYRRNM; from the coding sequence ATGGAACCCACGAGCTATTCCCCGAAGCACCCCGTCCGCTTCGTCACCGCCGCCAGCCTGTTCGACGGTCACGACGCCTCGATCAACATCATGCGGCGGATCCTGCAGGCTTCGGGCGCCGAGGTCATCCACCTCGGTCACGACCGCTCGGTCCTCGACGTGGTGAAGACGGCGATCGAGGAGGACGCGCAGGGGATCGCGATCTCGTCGTACCAAGGCGGCCACGTCGAGTACTTCAAATACATGGTGGACCTCCTGCGCGAGCACGACTGCGGCCACATCCGCGTCTACGGCGGCGGCGGCGGCGTGATCGTGCCCGAGGAGATCGCCGAGCTCGAAGCCTACGGCGTGGCGAAGATCTTCTCGCCCGAGGACGGGATGCGCCTCGGCCTCCAGGGGATGATCAACTATATGCTCCGCGAGGCCGATTTCCAGACCGTCCACGTGCTCGACGGGAAGGTGCAGAACCTGATCGAAGACGACGAGCCGAGCCGTGAGCCCCGCGCTCTCGCGAAGCTGCTGACGGCCGTCGAAGGCAACCTCGTCGAAGATGTCGAGGAACTCTTCGACCCGGTCCATGCCGGGATGGGCGGCGACGGGGCGCCGGAGGTCTACGTCGAAGCGCCGGTCATTGGGATCACGGGGACGGGCGGTGCGGGCAAGAGCACGCTCACCGACGAACTCGTCCGCCGCTTCCTGCACGACTTCCCCGACCTCCACGTCGCCGTCCTCTCGGTCGACCCGACGCGGCGGAAGACGGGCGGTGCGCTCCTCGGCGACCGCATCCGGATGAACGCGATTTACGGTGAGTACGCCGACCGCGTCTACATGCGCTCGTTCGCGACCCGGCAGGCGCACCGCGCGACGAGCCAGGCCCTCGAAGAGTCGATCGGCGTGTGCCGGGCGGCGGGCTTCGACCTCATCCTCCTCGAAACGGCCGGCATCGGGCAGAGCGACACGGAGGTGGCCGAGCTCGTCGACGTCTCGCTCTACGTGATGACGCATGACTTCGGCGCGCCGACGCAGCTCGAAAAGATCGGGATGCTCGACGTGGCCGACTTCGTCGCGCTCAACAAGTTCGAGCGGCGCGGGTCCGAAGACGCCCTCCGCGACATCAAAAAGCAGGTCCAGCGCAACCGCGCCGCCTTCGACCGCGGCCCCGAGTCGATGCCGGTCTACCCGACGATGGCCTCGCACTTCAACGACCCCGGCGTCTCGCGCCTCTACCTCGCCCTCCTCGACCGGCTCAACCGGAAGCACGAGTTCGGCCGCGAGAGCCGGATCTACGACGCCGCCACCCTCCCCGCCGTCGACCCGAACGAGCAGGCCATCATCCCGCCGAAGCGGCAGCGCTACCTCGCCGAGATCACCGACGCGTGCCGCGACTACCGCAGCTACGCCGAGGCCCAGGTCGCCCTCGCCCGGAAGTGGGGGCAGGCAGCGGGTGCGAAGGCGCAGGTCGCCGACTGGCAGCCCGAGGACCGCGAGGCGCTCGAATCCCGCCTCGGCGAGATGGCCGATTACTGGTGGGAGAAGCTCGACGGCCGCAGCCGCAGCATCCTCCGCAACTGGGACGATCTCGCCGCGCAGTACCGGCAGGACGAACTCGTCTACACCGTGCGCGGGCGCGAAATCCGCCAGCCGCTGACGCACGAGACGCTGAGCGGAACGAAGGTGCCGCGCGTCGCGCTCCCGCGCACCGAGGACCCCGGCGAGCGGCTCCGCTTCGCGCTCCTCGAAAACATCCCCGGCTACTTCCCCTTCACCGCCGGCGTCTTCCCGCTCAAGCGCACCGGCGAGGACCCGACGCGGATGTTCGCCGGCGAGGGCACGCCGGAGCGGACGAACCGCCGGTTCCACCTCGTCAGCCTCGGCCTCCCGGCCAAGCGGCTTTCGACGGCCTTCGACAGCGTCACGCTCTACGGGCGAGACCCCGACGAGCGGCCTGACATCTACGGCAAGGTCGGGAATGCGGGCGTAAGCATTTGCACGCTCGACGACATGAAGAAGCTCTACTCCGGCTTCGACCTCTGCGACCCGAAGACGAGCGTCTCGATGACGATCAACGGCCCCGCGCCGACGATCCTCGCCCTGTTCATGAACACGGCCGTCGATCAGCAAGTGGAGAAGCACCTGCGTGAAGAGGGCCGGTGGGACAAGGCCGACAAGGTCCTCGCGAAGAAGCTCGGCAAGAAACGGCCGGTCTACACGCCGTACGAGAGCGCTGGCTTGCCCGAGGGCCACGACGGCAGCGGGCTCGGCCTCCTCGGCTGCACGGGGCAGGACCTCGTCGACTGGGGCGTGCTCGATCAGTCGACGTACGACGAGATCCGTGCGCGCGCTCTCGCGACCGTACGTGGGACCGTGCAGGCCGACATCCTCAAAGAGGACCAGGCGCAGAACACCTGCATCTTCTCGACCGAATTCTCGCTCCGCTGCATGGGCGACGTGCAGCAGTACTTCATCGACCACGACGTCCGCAACTACTACTCCGTCTCGATCTCCGGCTACCACATCGCCGAGGCCGGGGCGAACCCGATCACCCAACTCGCGCTCACGCTCTCGAATGGGTTCACGTATGTCGAGTACTACCTCAGCCGGGGGATGGACATCGACAAGTTCGCCCCGAACCTCTCGTTCTTCTTCTCGAACGGGATGGACGCCGAGTACAGCGTGCTCGGCCGTGTGGCGCGGCGGATCTGGAGCGTGGCGATGCGCGACCGCTACGGCGCGAGCGAGCGGGCGCAGAAGCTGAAGTACCACATCCAGACTTCCGGCCGCAGCCTCCATGCCCAGGAGATCGCCTTCAACGACATCCGCACGACGTTGCAGGCGCTGATGGCGATCTACGACAACTGCAACAGCCTTCACACGAACGCCTACGACGAGGCCATCACGACGCCGACCGAGGAGAGCGTCCGCCGCGCGATGGCGATCCAACTCATCATCAACCGTGAACTCGGCCTCGCCAAGAACGAGAACCCGATCCAGGGCGCCTACATCATCGACGAGCTGACCGACCTCGTCGAGGCCGCTGTCCTCGCCGAGTTCGAGCGGATCAACGACCGCGGCGGCGTGCTCGGCGCGATGGAGACGATGTACCAGCGCGGCAAAATCCAGGGCGAGTCGCTGTACTACGAGCACAAGAAGCACTCCGGGGACCTCCCGATCGTCGGGGTCAACACGTTCACTTCGGGCGATGGCGCGATGGTAGAGCCGCAGACCGTCCCACTCATGCGCTCGACGGACGAGGAGAAGCAACGGCAGATCGCCAACCTCCGCGCGTTCCAGTCCCGCAACGCCGACCGCTCGGGCGAAGCCCTTGACCGGCTCCAGACCGTCGCCCGCGAGGGCGGCAACGTCTTCGCCGAGTTGATGGGCACGGCGCAGGTCTGCTCGCTCGGACAAGTCACGACGGCGCTCTTCGAGGTCGGCGGGCAGTACCGGCGCAACATGTAA
- the pabB gene encoding aminodeoxychorismate synthase component I — MTLPPDSVLLDTAWPDAAGTATGPLLFTDPERVLTAHTLSEVPPLLAELDRATAAGEWVAGYLAYEAGYAFERVAEIASQPGPLAWFGVYRAPQRLATAEVERLLDGAGTYSLTEPQFALDRAAYRDRIARIKAHIRAGDVYQINFTAPFRFGFEGDPVGLYRTLRQRQRVGYGALVRTEETWVLSRSPELFFSRNGLDIAARPMKGTARRGATGEEDAAQARWLTDDAKNRAENLMIVDLLRNDLSVVAEPGSVRVPALFTAERYDTLWQMTSTVEARLRPGVGLAEIVRALFPCGSVTGAPKIRAMQLIDELEGELRGVYCGAVGFAGPNSRAVFNVPIRTVVLRDGEGRMGSGSGVVWDSDADAEYDECVLKARFLTAPPLPDFALLETMRWDGGCALLDRHLDRLRRSAAYFGFPFDESLIRERLTADTADLRPDIAYRLRLTFDQSGRVNIEAAHLAAAPLPLRNAVVFAESVDAADPFLRHKTTHRPLYDRAFAWAQERGFDEALLLNECGEVTEGTRTNVFVRRGGRLLTPPLASGGLDGVFRAHVLATRPGATEHKLHAADLFDADAVYLCNALRGWHEVTVAAVPEP, encoded by the coding sequence GTGACCCTTCCGCCCGACTCCGTCCTGCTCGACACGGCCTGGCCCGACGCGGCCGGCACGGCGACGGGACCGCTGCTCTTCACCGACCCCGAGCGGGTCCTGACGGCGCACACGCTCAGCGAGGTGCCTCCGCTCCTCGCCGAGTTGGACCGAGCAACGGCGGCTGGCGAATGGGTTGCGGGATACCTCGCGTACGAAGCCGGATACGCCTTCGAGCGGGTCGCCGAAATCGCCTCGCAGCCCGGCCCGCTCGCGTGGTTCGGCGTGTACCGTGCGCCGCAACGGCTGGCCACGGCCGAAGTGGAAAGATTGCTCGATGGCGCGGGCACGTACAGCCTCACTGAGCCGCAGTTCGCGCTCGACCGGGCGGCGTACCGGGACCGCATCGCTCGCATCAAAGCGCACATCCGCGCAGGCGACGTCTACCAGATCAACTTCACCGCGCCGTTCCGCTTCGGGTTCGAGGGCGACCCGGTCGGGCTCTATCGCACGCTCCGGCAGCGGCAGCGCGTTGGGTACGGAGCGCTCGTTCGCACAGAGGAGACGTGGGTGCTCTCGCGTTCGCCGGAGCTGTTCTTCAGCCGAAACGGGCTCGACATCGCCGCCCGGCCGATGAAGGGGACAGCGCGGCGCGGCGCGACGGGCGAGGAGGACGCGGCGCAGGCGCGGTGGCTGACGGACGATGCGAAGAACCGTGCCGAGAACCTGATGATCGTCGACCTCCTGCGCAACGACCTCTCCGTCGTTGCGGAGCCGGGGTCGGTGCGGGTGCCGGCGCTCTTCACCGCCGAGCGCTACGACACGCTCTGGCAAATGACCTCGACCGTCGAGGCGCGGCTGCGGCCGGGCGTCGGATTGGCCGAGATCGTCCGGGCGCTGTTCCCGTGTGGCTCGGTCACGGGCGCGCCGAAGATCCGCGCGATGCAGCTCATCGACGAGCTAGAGGGCGAGCTGCGGGGCGTGTACTGCGGCGCCGTCGGGTTCGCAGGGCCGAACAGCCGGGCCGTGTTCAACGTGCCGATCCGCACCGTCGTCCTGCGCGATGGCGAGGGGCGGATGGGGAGCGGCAGCGGTGTCGTGTGGGACTCCGACGCCGACGCGGAGTACGACGAGTGCGTGCTGAAAGCGCGGTTTCTCACAGCCCCGCCCCTCCCGGACTTCGCCCTGCTCGAAACGATGCGGTGGGACGGCGGCTGCGCCCTCCTCGATCGCCACCTCGACCGGCTGCGCCGCAGCGCGGCCTACTTCGGATTCCCCTTCGATGAGTCGCTGATCCGCGAGAGACTGACGGCTGACACCGCCGATCTCCGCCCCGACATCGCGTACCGGCTGCGGCTCACGTTTGACCAAAGCGGCCGTGTGAATATCGAAGCTGCGCACCTCGCCGCGGCCCCGCTCCCACTCCGCAATGCCGTCGTCTTCGCCGAGTCCGTCGACGCCGCCGACCCGTTCCTCCGCCACAAGACGACGCACCGGCCGCTCTATGACCGTGCCTTCGCGTGGGCGCAGGAACGAGGCTTCGACGAAGCGCTCCTGCTGAACGAATGCGGCGAGGTCACCGAGGGCACGCGGACGAACGTGTTCGTCCGGCGCGGCGGCCGGCTGCTCACGCCCCCGCTCGCGTCCGGCGGGCTCGACGGCGTCTTCCGGGCGCACGTGCTGGCGACGCGGCCCGGTGCCACCGAGCATAAGCTCCACGCGGCGGACCTCTTCGATGCCGATGCCGTTTACCTCTGCAACGCGCTGCGTGGCTGGCACGAGGTGACCGTCGCGGCGGTGCCCGAGCCGTGA